The proteins below come from a single Chryseobacterium capnotolerans genomic window:
- a CDS encoding amino acid adenylation domain-containing protein, with translation MISINGGVLNGQLRFSISAYLTQQEVEQLTQLFKEHIIHLVEELSQSNHSFLTRSDVDYIIDDKQLSSVQESGEVEKIYLANSLQEGFVYHALNQGDTDDAYRVQLVWDYLSDMNIETLKEAWSYTQQQFPALRLRFDWNGEIIQIIDKKGSLDWRYLDLSAMNEEMQEELIREATQKDRFEVYDLSKGGLFRVYLFKRSEKHYTCLFSNHHAVLDGWSMPIILTSIHDIYLKLIKKQDLNITTDHAYIKTQEYLQQHKEGSRSFWNAYMNLLEDREDLSSLIKESQKHIDLGTYRQIKDHQAVKMTIIEEEYQQLKKFTAKNGFTINAVLQYLWHSQLSVYGGVETTVVGTTVSGRSLPVDDIESSAGLFINTLPLIVQHTQGKVVDIISDIQQRISELNTHSDVNLAELHQDARRIFSSLFVYENYPVPQGGDDNNELGFVFRNSVEKLDYPLGIMAFEQGESVTLKINYEGVLFEQQMMEQLIDGMKAVLAQILENDQITSDKFLHVSDNQLKQMQLWNAVESDYPSDKTIHQLFEEQVQKTPENIALVYQERVLTYKELNEKSNRLANYLIDTHDLQPDELVPLCLDRSENMLIAMLAVLKSGAAYVPMDPSYPVERIEHILQDTRARLALGQESTVEKLENISAEVISLDEVTFKAILETYDGNNPVTYTKSKHLAYVIFTSGTTGLPKGVMVEHRNVANLIHQEAKEFGLLGTDTQKNCLWYANYVFDAHVWELYPSITHGHAIYILEKDLQTDLSALSAYIEKNTISIATIPPVLLTREYILPLEILVVAGDVTNPQVMAMYKEHGVDLINAYGPTETTVCATLHHYNEDENPVNIGGPIGNMTVYVLDNNHRIVPAGAVGELYIGGAGIARGYLNRTDLTEERFIINPFQTEDQKKKGENGRLYKTGDLVRWLSNGELEYIGRNDFQVKIRGYRIELGEIENRLLGYPGINQVAVLAKENNTDLKYLAGYYVSENEIESSLLSEYLSESLPEYMIPGIYIHLTSLPLTINGKLDKKHYLNLNLQEVKII, from the coding sequence ATGATCAGTATTAATGGTGGTGTATTGAATGGGCAACTTCGTTTCAGTATTTCAGCCTATCTTACCCAACAAGAGGTAGAACAGCTTACTCAATTGTTTAAAGAACATATTATCCATTTGGTGGAAGAGCTTTCTCAAAGTAACCACAGCTTCTTGACCCGCTCTGATGTTGATTATATTATTGATGATAAACAACTCTCATCCGTTCAGGAATCCGGAGAAGTGGAAAAAATATATCTGGCAAACAGTCTTCAGGAAGGATTTGTATATCATGCATTGAACCAGGGAGATACAGATGATGCTTATCGAGTACAATTGGTATGGGATTATCTTTCTGACATGAATATTGAGACTCTTAAAGAGGCATGGTCTTATACCCAGCAACAGTTTCCGGCACTACGACTTAGATTTGACTGGAATGGAGAAATCATCCAGATTATTGATAAAAAAGGAAGTTTAGACTGGCGTTATCTGGATCTGAGTGCCATGAATGAGGAGATGCAGGAAGAATTGATCCGGGAAGCTACTCAAAAAGACAGATTTGAAGTATATGATTTATCAAAAGGGGGTTTATTCAGAGTATATCTGTTTAAACGTTCCGAAAAGCATTATACCTGTCTTTTCAGTAACCACCATGCGGTGCTGGATGGCTGGAGTATGCCTATCATATTAACGAGTATTCATGATATTTATCTGAAGCTTATCAAAAAACAGGATCTGAATATTACTACAGATCATGCCTATATCAAAACCCAGGAATACCTTCAGCAGCACAAAGAGGGCAGCCGAAGCTTCTGGAATGCTTATATGAACCTTCTCGAAGACCGTGAAGACCTTAGCAGCCTGATCAAAGAATCCCAAAAACATATCGATTTGGGAACCTATCGTCAGATTAAAGATCATCAGGCTGTAAAAATGACGATTATTGAGGAAGAGTATCAGCAACTGAAAAAATTTACTGCCAAAAACGGATTTACCATTAATGCAGTTCTTCAATATCTATGGCATAGCCAGCTGAGTGTATACGGAGGTGTTGAAACAACGGTGGTAGGAACTACTGTATCCGGACGAAGCCTTCCTGTGGATGATATTGAATCTTCAGCAGGTCTTTTCATCAATACACTTCCATTAATTGTACAGCATACTCAGGGTAAAGTGGTGGATATTATCTCCGATATTCAGCAGAGAATCAGTGAGCTTAATACCCATAGTGATGTAAACCTTGCAGAACTTCATCAGGATGCAAGACGTATTTTCAGCAGTTTATTTGTCTATGAAAACTATCCTGTACCACAAGGAGGAGATGATAACAATGAGCTAGGATTTGTCTTCCGGAATTCTGTTGAAAAACTGGATTATCCATTAGGAATTATGGCGTTTGAACAAGGGGAAAGTGTAACCTTGAAGATTAACTATGAAGGCGTTCTTTTTGAACAGCAGATGATGGAACAGTTGATTGATGGAATGAAAGCCGTTTTAGCTCAGATACTTGAAAATGATCAAATCACTTCCGATAAATTTTTACATGTTTCAGATAATCAATTGAAACAAATGCAGCTATGGAATGCCGTGGAATCTGATTATCCTTCTGATAAAACCATTCATCAGCTGTTTGAAGAACAGGTACAGAAAACTCCGGAAAACATAGCATTAGTCTATCAGGAAAGGGTATTGACATATAAAGAACTGAATGAAAAATCAAACCGTCTAGCCAATTATTTGATAGATACTCATGATCTTCAGCCGGATGAATTAGTTCCATTGTGTTTAGACCGTTCCGAAAATATGCTGATTGCAATGTTAGCTGTATTAAAATCCGGGGCAGCCTATGTGCCGATGGACCCTTCTTATCCTGTGGAAAGAATAGAGCACATCCTTCAGGATACCAGAGCAAGACTGGCTTTAGGTCAGGAAAGTACGGTAGAAAAGCTGGAAAATATAAGTGCAGAGGTGATCTCATTAGATGAGGTAACCTTTAAAGCAATACTTGAAACGTATGATGGTAACAATCCTGTTACTTATACAAAATCAAAGCATTTAGCTTACGTTATTTTCACCAGTGGAACCACCGGATTGCCTAAAGGAGTTATGGTTGAACACAGAAATGTGGCCAACCTAATTCATCAGGAAGCTAAAGAATTCGGACTGCTTGGAACTGATACTCAAAAGAACTGTTTATGGTATGCGAATTATGTATTTGATGCCCATGTTTGGGAATTATATCCATCCATCACTCATGGACATGCAATCTATATTTTAGAAAAAGACCTTCAAACCGATCTGTCTGCTTTAAGTGCTTATATCGAAAAGAATACCATCAGTATTGCAACTATTCCGCCTGTACTTTTAACAAGGGAATATATTTTACCATTGGAAATCCTTGTCGTAGCCGGAGACGTTACCAATCCACAGGTGATGGCCATGTATAAAGAGCATGGAGTAGACCTGATCAATGCTTACGGACCAACAGAAACCACAGTATGTGCTACTCTGCATCATTATAACGAAGATGAAAATCCAGTGAATATAGGAGGTCCAATCGGAAATATGACCGTTTATGTATTGGATAACAATCACCGTATTGTTCCGGCAGGAGCTGTAGGAGAACTATACATAGGCGGAGCAGGAATTGCAAGAGGCTATCTGAACAGAACAGATCTTACAGAAGAACGCTTTATTATTAATCCTTTCCAGACTGAAGATCAGAAAAAGAAAGGTGAAAACGGACGTTTATACAAAACCGGAGATTTGGTTCGCTGGTTATCCAATGGCGAGCTTGAATACATCGGAAGAAATGATTTCCAGGTGAAGATCCGTGGGTACAGAATCGAACTTGGTGAGATTGAAAATAGATTACTTGGATATCCCGGAATTAACCAGGTTGCTGTTTTAGCTAAAGAAAATAATACAGACTTAAAATATCTTGCCGGTTATTATGTTTCTGAAAATGAAATAGAATCATCCTTACTATCAGAATATCTGTCAGAATCACTACCGGAATATATGATTCCCGGAATCTACATTCATTTGACCTCTTTACCGTTGACAATCAATGGTAAGCTGGATAAAAAGCATTACCTGAACCTGAATTTACAGGAAGTAAAAATTATATAG